The Polyangia bacterium genomic interval CGCGTCCGCCAGCTCGCGGCGCGCTGCCGCCGCCAGTAGGCCGGCCAGCCCGCGCTCTTCGAGGCGTAACAGCAGGGACGAAATCTCGGCGGTGGCCAGGACCAGCTCGCCGATGAACCGCTCCAAATAGTCGATCAGCGATTGCTTGTAGGCCAGCAGCGCTTGCAGCGACAGGCCGTGCAGATCAATCGTGCGCTGCAGGCTGCTCATGAAGGCCTGGGCCTTTGCAGTCAGCTCTTCGAATCGACCGCGCAGGGACAGCAAAACCCGGTGCGCCTTGCCCTCGTCCGGCGCTCCGCCGTCGGCCAGCGCCAGCAGCTCTTCCAGCAAGACGCGGATGTCGGCCAGCGCCACCGCCTGCAGCTCTCCTCGTTCGCCCAGCGTCCGCTCAAAGAACGCCACCGCGCGCTCGGCCGCCTCCCCGGTGGGCGTCAGCTGATAGAGGTGCCGCGGCCGATAGAACTCCTCAACGGTCGCCACGTCCGCGGTGTCGGGATGCGCTTCCAGATTGTTCCACTCGACCAACTGCGCCAGCGCCGCTGCGATCGACGCCGCTTCTTCAGCGAACCCTGCCTCGTTGAGCGCCCGATCGACGTCGCCTTGGCGCAGGTGAAGCGCGAAGCGCTGTTTTGCCCGGACGAAGCCCTCCAAGATCGCGCGATAAAGCGGAGCGCGGTCTGCGTTCAGGTGCGCGAAGGCTTTGTGTTGATACGGCACGACGTTGTTCCGGTGAGCCGGCGAGAATAGCGCAGCTTGGGGAAGTTGGTCCTGCTGGTCACGGCTGGGGTCAGCCGGCTATAGAAACGGACGCGACGGCCACGTGGGGTGGTACTCAGGTGACGCCCCCCCGCTTCCCTCTAAGCGACCTGACCACTGCCGACCAGAACCGTCGTCTCTCCTTTCGGTGCTTCATGCGCACGAGACTGCATCACCCGCGCGTCCCCCTGACGCCGATGGTCGAACGCGTACGTTGCGGTGCAAAGGGAGCCGCCCGTCGTCCAAGAAGCGCTGGAGCGCCGTGCGCCGGTTGACGGCATAGCCGATCCCCTTGGCGGTGGGCGTTTCATCGAGGACGCGCCCAGCCTCTTCCTCGTTCCAAGTAGAAAACGCGTCGGCGATGGGTTTGGACTCGGCCCACCAATCTTCCCGTCGTCGTAGGTACCAATGCCGGAGACGGAAGGCGCCGTTATCGAGACGATCACGCCTTCGATGACATGCGCTAAGGCGCGTTTCCCTTAAGCCTTGAATCGCCATGTCCGCAGCTCACCCAGATTTTCTTGGGCAACGGGTGGGCAAAAAAAACCCCGGCGCTCCGCAGCTAAATGGCCGAAAACTCGTTGATTTAAAGTGGAGGCGCCGGGAGTCGAACACGGCGCATGCCATGACGACGAGTGACGGTGAGTGGCCACGAGCGGCAGATTCTGAGCAGAAATCGCCCGGTTACGCCGAAGGAGGCAATTCATCGATTCCAGTGAGTATTTGTGAGTGGCGCGGGTGGTGTAGCGAGGTAGCAGAACCCATCGCGGACGCGCTGGCGGCGATCGACGCGGGGAGGGTCGAGATCGCGCGGGAGCGCTTGGAGACGCTGCTTCGATGGTGCGCTGAAATCGGCGCCGCTCAGCGTGGCGGCGGGCCGTGACCGCCGTGGCCGCAAGCCTTGTTCGTTCGCCTGCGATCGAGCCCACGGATGTCACCAACTCCTCGCTCTGACTCCAGTTGACGACCATCTATTGCGGCGTGGAACGTGGCCGGTCCACCGGCGGCGCGAGCTCCTTCGCGGTCGACAGCAGCGTCGATCGCAGCGGATCCTTTGCTCGAGCAATCAGTTCTTGCGCGAAGAGCAGCAGACAGTCTTCGTCGGGGCGGATGCGCTCACCGGCGGGGCAGGTTTTCTGAATGTCTGCACCTACACCGACCCCTTCGATTTCGGCGCCGCCCGAGGCCAGCAACCGCCCGTTCGCCAGAACGAGGCCCAGCAATTCGGGATCGCGTTCGGCCTGGACTGGAGCGGGCGTCGGGGCCTGCTCCTTTCCGTCGATCACGTCTTGGATGAAATCCCGATCAGAAGCCGCCTGGCGACGGGGAGGCGACCCCAGCGGTCCCTTCGCGACGTCGAACAGGACCCGGATCGTGGCAGCTCCTGCCGTGGGCTCACCCACGACGACGCCCCGCCCGAGATTCTTGATGCCTGCAGCGACCAGCTCGGATGCGGATGCGGTCCGATGGTTGACGAGTACCACCAGCGCGCCACCGGGTTCGTGACCGTCGTTCCGTGCGACGAACTCTTTGCGCTGTTGACTCCCTCGCTCCTTGTTGACTGCCGCCCCGAGCGATCCTTCCTTGATGAAGGCGTCCGCCACCTTGATGGCCTCGTTGAGGAGCCCACCCGTGTTGTCGCGCAAGTCCAAGACCAGCCCTTTGACGTGCTCCGCCTCGGACTTCGCTAACCAGCGCTCGACCTCCGCCGACACGCCCGGCCCAAAGCTTTCGAGCCGCGCGTATGCGACGACCGACCCCGGCGCCACGCGCCGGGACACGACCGATAGGATCCCTGCGCTGGCGCTACCCGCCTTCGTAGCTTCCTGCGAATGGACCGTCTCTCCGTCCGCCCTGGGTGGCGGCTGACCCTTCGCGAGAGGCGGGCGTACCTTCTGGTACGTTTCCACGTCGAGCAGGGCCGACCGCCCGTCGAGCGCCGACAGCATTCCGTTGGTGGCCGCGAATTCGATTCTAAACAGCGCGTCCGCCGACTGGGCGCCTGGCGCCGCCGGTCCAAGATTCCCCTGCACGAACCGAAGCGCGTCCCGCAACGTGCTGCGCAGGTTCCACGGCGCGTCGACACGATCGAGGTTGAGGGTGCAGCGCTGGTCGCTGACGGTTATCGTCACCCAGCGGGGCGGCTTGGCGGAGTCGCCCTCGACCATGACGTCCTTCTCCTGCAGTGCAACCGCCTGAAGCGCGCCGACCACCAGTTCGCGCGCTCGAGGCCCCAGGTCCACCGGGCTATTCTCACGGACGTAAAACAGCGTCTTCGAAAACACGGGAAGCTGGCTCAGGTCGTAGCTACCATCCACCCGCGCCGGCAAGGGGCAGTTCGTGGATCGGGGTCCTCGGAACGGGGCTGGGCTGGGGCGCACGAGTGATCGACTGGCCTTCCGGCGCTTGAACCGGCGCCAAGGTGGGGGCACCGGCCCCAGCCGAGGTCACACATCCGGTGGCAATGGCCGCCACCACGAGAGAGACGAAGGTGCAGCACAGCGCTCGTGTCGTGTCTAACATCATGTGCCGGCCATCGTAGCACCGGCGGCAAGCCATCGAGCCATCGGTGTTGCGATGCGTATGCGTAGTGACCGCAGGACGAAGGTGGGTCGCGCGCCCTCTTGAATGGTATACGCTATTAGCGTAGTATCTCCGCTATGAAACAACCGCTTCAGACCGTCGTCGAGACGACGGAGTTCCTGGCGCGGTCCTCCAAGTTGATGTCCGACGAGCAGCGTGCCCGAGTCGTGGAGATGTTGGCCCGGGATCCCGAGTGTGGCGAGATCATCACGGGAACGGGGGGCGTGCGGAAGGTTCGCATCGGGCTGGAGGGGCGTGGAAAGAGCGGCGGGGCGCGCGTCATTTACTACTTTCACAGCGACCGGCTCCCAGTGTTCGCGCTGACCGTATTCGCGAAAAACGAAAAGGCGAACCTGAGCCCCGCGGAGCGAAACGCAATGGCCGCGGTGGTCCGGGCCATCAAGCAGCAACTGGAAAGGTGAGAATCAT includes:
- a CDS encoding S41 family peptidase, with product MPARVDGSYDLSQLPVFSKTLFYVRENSPVDLGPRARELVVGALQAVALQEKDVMVEGDSAKPPRWVTITVSDQRCTLNLDRVDAPWNLRSTLRDALRFVQGNLGPAAPGAQSADALFRIEFAATNGMLSALDGRSALLDVETYQKVRPPLAKGQPPPRADGETVHSQEATKAGSASAGILSVVSRRVAPGSVVAYARLESFGPGVSAEVERWLAKSEAEHVKGLVLDLRDNTGGLLNEAIKVADAFIKEGSLGAAVNKERGSQQRKEFVARNDGHEPGGALVVLVNHRTASASELVAAGIKNLGRGVVVGEPTAGAATIRVLFDVAKGPLGSPPRRQAASDRDFIQDVIDGKEQAPTPAPVQAERDPELLGLVLANGRLLASGGAEIEGVGVGADIQKTCPAGERIRPDEDCLLLFAQELIARAKDPLRSTLLSTAKELAPPVDRPRSTPQ
- a CDS encoding type II toxin-antitoxin system RelE/ParE family toxin, producing the protein MKQPLQTVVETTEFLARSSKLMSDEQRARVVEMLARDPECGEIITGTGGVRKVRIGLEGRGKSGGARVIYYFHSDRLPVFALTVFAKNEKANLSPAERNAMAAVVRAIKQQLER